The DNA segment CGATCAGATTCCTTCGTGTAAATTGTATACGTTCTAAACAATACTCAAAATCTTTTAATCTAGAAATTGCATCGCTTGCTAAAGCTAAATGCTGAAAAAAGTAAATGTCTGTATGATCATGCAAATTGTTAAAGATCAATTTAAGCGTTGTCTTACATAGTTTTATCTTTTTTACTGATTAAAGGTTGCCTCTTTGTAAAGTTAAGAACTTTATGAACTATACTTGGTACATTAGACTCAATTACTGCATCATTCTTGAGTGGAGCTGCATGCTATTAATTTTCTCTCCTTTCAGGACTACCATTGTACTATCATTTTCAGGACAAAATGCATTCCTATGCTTGTTTAATCGTCGCAATATTGTTAACAAGTCAATCGGAAGCAGTGAATTATGTCAACAACTTCGATGAGCAGTTTTTCTTCGCCTGTCCCAATCCGGATGAGTTTGTAAATCACGTGGAAAGTATCCATAGTAACGGGGCTGAAGACAGAAGATTTGCATTCTCGTGTTCTAAAGTACCGTCGAGCGGACAGGAGGAGCAAGGAAACATACACTGCCTACCAATAACAGGTAAGCCATAACAGTTTAACACTCAAGACTTACTCACTATATCAATTTAGAGATCTTTTCGAACAAACAGTTAAATAGCactttttgtttgattaaaactgTTTAGTGACAGTAGTGATAAGTGCAACAATACAAGAGATCAAATGTAGATGCAATTCTAAAAAACGTGGACCGTATCTATACCAACTTGGCAGAAGACAGGATGATTATCTGTAACCCATTCCAATTGAAACCATACGAAATAACGTTATCACACAATCACGTGACTATTCACCACTGCCCGACCTTTTTAATGAATCGAGCGACTGGGCCGTTGAACTTCCCTGCGATGTCGCTGCTGGCTCCATTTTCTatagattttcaaataaaagagCCAAGAAATCATTAACAACACTGTTGATGAAGAATGGTTAATGCTTTATATGTTCTCCATGCTTTGTCgttgattttaaataacttgtaaGTGATTTTGAAATATGGTTTGTGGGAACAGGACCGGACAAGTGGATTTCGCCatggttctccggtttccccaacatCATACGACATTTGGCGaacttttttaatatagcaGTCTTTTGccaaaattttaatttaacgacagtttgtagaacgatgcaaaaCTGTAAACTaaagcaaatattaaaacaatgtaaaaacataatatatcacATTCTTGTATAGGGTAAgaactattttcatatattttgtgtctgaaaagatttttggaaattaacgtcacttactATATCGGTTATAACCCTTGGTGACCCATATGAGACCGCCTTGAAGTCATGTCTTTCTTCATCTTGTATCTTGTTGTCACTTTAGGGTATGTAAACGATTTTGATGGGCCACTTGCTTTCCAATGTAACGACAACTACTACATCAACGGCATGGGAAGCAGACACGACAATCATCCAGAGGACCGAATATGGCAGTTCAAATGCTGCGGCATACTGGGTAAGcttagtaaaatatataaacggTATCAGCTAAAAGCATGTTATAGTTCTTGTTTGATTTTGTCCCACTTAATCCTGAAGTAGACATAAGCCATGTGGCGGTACAATATGTGAAGGATTGAGCGTAGACactgaaaatatgaaatgacTTTGCAGGTGTATTTGTACGATTAAGAATAGTGTATATATGTGAAGAACA comes from the Mya arenaria isolate MELC-2E11 chromosome 13, ASM2691426v1 genome and includes:
- the LOC128215209 gene encoding dermatopontin-like; its protein translation is MHSYACLIVAILLTSQSEAVNYVNNFDEQFFFACPNPDEFVNHVESIHSNGAEDRRFAFSCSKVPSSGQEEQGNIHCLPITGYVNDFDGPLAFQCNDNYYINGMGSRHDNHPEDRIWQFKCCGILGMHMDDCKYTGWTNTYDQPQMFNAENGYITRGVVSVHNNGPEDRLYEYEICQPLMGETSPIVG